DNA sequence from the Malus domestica chromosome 11, GDT2T_hap1 genome:
GGAGTGACCTGTTGCTTACTTTAAATGTGCGGTATATGGCAGTTCCATCTCTGCAGTTTGCAACTGCTACAAGTGTTGTGAAGAGTTTCATCTCTACAGTTTGCAACCGCTGCAACTGCAGTTGAGAGTTCGTGGCTTCGTGCCCAtctggagttttttttttcttttcttatttatttattcatttacttcttGTTTCTATATAGTGGAAAGATAGAATGTGATGAAGTAGTTTTAGGATGATTAATTTAAGGGATGACAATGAATTTAAAGTGTGTGTGTTTTCATCTAGTGGTTCATAATTGTCATTGATGTGATGGGTGCATATATTGTTTGTAGTGGGTGATTCTGTTTTTGGTACTTTGTTTTTCAACTTGTAAATGATTTATGAATTGTAACATATTTATGAATTTGACCTTATTTTTGTAGGCATTTATTCGTGTGCTTTATGTATGAAATGAGAGCATTCTTAGCATTTTTTAATGTTTCACAATTTTGGAGCTCccacttttatatatatatatatatatatagatagctAAAAGATATATGTTGGATATTCaggtttcagtttttattttttatattgaaatttaatttataacCAATTCTATTAGTGTAACTTTCTCTGTTTTTTTAGCTCTCCATATATTTAGTGGCTATATACACGCCAAAATAAAGGAAAGCATCTAATTAATGTCTGCTCTACGATAACTTTCCacaaataataagaaaaagaaagaaagaaccagCAAAATATAGAAAAGATTCATCACAATTCAAGAATAGTTCAAAACCTTTATTAATTAACCTCATATGAAACATGACCAAGAACCTAATAATGATAATACAAAGGAGAATAGTGGACATCATCCATCTTCGAAGGCTTAgcacaaaagaaaaatacaagaatGACCACACAAGTGGAAGCAGCCGCCAGACCTAGCACAAGAAACCAATCTCTGTTGCCTCTTTGAGGCAAGAAACTCCACGAGAACTAACATCATCTTTCGTAACCACATCGTACTCTGGATACCTTAGGGTTTGAAAAGTTGGATCGAAGAAGTCCTCAACCTCATGAACAATCAGCCGTCCATTATTATAGAGATCCCACTCAGCGACTTTGACTACGTTAAAAGTATTAACCAAATAGATTTGGATTAGTTAAAACAGTTAGAGTTGGTTGTAAGGGTAAAATAGTAAATTTGTTTAACATAGTCTCTATATAAACATTGTTTTAGAAACTTAAAGAATTATGATGTAATCATTCTTTTTACTCAATCAATATAAtagaaactctctctctctttctctctctctctctcccttctctctcttcgatTTCTTTAGTTTCTTCATCCCTAAGATTCTATTAATTTCATagtgttaatatggtatcatctCCGGCAATGGCTCACTTCCGTTGTCGATCCTAGTTCTTCCGCTGCTACTATACACGATTGAAGACTCCGTAAGGGTTTCCCTAAATCTGTTCAACGTTCTGGCGATTGCAGTTTCATTCTAGGGATTGCAGTTCCGTTATGGCGATTTAGGGTTATCAATAAACACTGCGATTCAGGTGATGTTGTACATTTCTGTTGAGTAATTGGGTTTCAATCCTGAGTAGAAGATTAAGATTTCAGAATTGGGTTTtatgttgtttgtttgatttcaaCTTAATTGTAAGGTTTATCAAGAAAGTTTCAGACTTTCTTGATTATTCAGGGTTTTATTCTCTCTTCAATCATAAGAAATTGTCAgtctttctttcaattcaaactATAGAAAAGTTgggtgtttgtttgtttcttgaAAGTATATGCATTGAATCAAGAAATCATGACTAATCCTACTGTTAAAGTTGAAAATCTGTTGGGAATGCTTACTATAAAGTTGAAAGATGATAATTTTGCGAAATTGGCATTTCAATTTAAGTCTGTATTGAAAGGTCATAAACTGTTTGGGCACTTTGATGGCACTACTATTTGCCCATCGAAATTTGTAATTCACACTGAGAGAGGAGTTACTTCAGAACTTATTGCTACATACATTGAATGGGAATCCACAAATATGGCATTGTTAAGTTTTTTACTAACTACTTTGTTTGATGAGGCTATTGAATATGTTCTTGGATGTGTGACTGCTTATGAGGCTTGGTCAAATCTTATGGATCGATTTGTTTCAGTGTCTAAATCTAGAGTAATTCACTTAAAGACCGAACTGCATACAATTCAAAAAGGAGGGGATTAGATTGATAAATATCTGCTAAGATTGAATAATATAAGGGAACAGTTAACTGCTGCTGGAGAATTAATCTCTGATAATGATGTGATAATTGCTGGTTTTCCAAAAGAATATGCAATAATTTGAACAATGATATTAGCCAGATAATCATCAATTTCTGTGAAAGAATTTAGAGCTTTGTTGCTTGGGGctgaaaaagaaattgaaggTTAATCAAGTGTTGTGTCTCATAATCTTTCTGCCTTATATGTTCAAGGTTCTCAATCAACTCAGGGAGCTTCATCTGTTTCAAGGTCAAATCCTGCAGGGCATAGTCATTTACGTGTAACAACTAGGGGTGTACTAACTCCTAATCCATATCCATACTTTGTTGAGCCTTATATGCAGCAATATCCACCATCATTTGTCATATCACATCAATACTCATAACCTCACATGCCTTAACAATTCCCTAGTTCAGTTTATCCTTCAGTTCCTTATGGTTTTGAGTATATGGGTAACATTTCAAACTCTGGTTCAAGACCTCCATTTATGCAGAAGCCAAACTATAAGGGGAATAATAGTTACAAGTCAAATGATGGCTTTAAAGGCAAGGGTTATAATCCAGGTacttcttttggtttttcatcTAGCAATACAAGGCAGTATAGTTAAAATGTGTGGAATGGGAACACAGACAACAGATCTACTACAGTGATTGAGTgtcaaatatgcaacaagagaGGCCACACTGCTGTTAATTGTTTTCACATAAATGATAATGCACCAAATAATGATTTTCAAATAGAATGTCAAATTTGTGAGAAAATAGGTCACTCAGCTCTTGAGTGTTACCACAGAGGGAATTATGTGTTCCAAGGTCAACAACCACCTGTAACCCTAACAGTTATGGTAGCACAATAAACAGAACAACATATTCCTCAGGATGCATAGATTGTTGATATTGGTGCATCATATCATTGCCGATGTCAACACATTGAGTCAAGTTACACCATTCCAAGGTTCTAATACAATTATAGTTGGCAATAGGACAATTTTATCTATTGAGAATACTGGTGCAACTACTATTAAAACTAATTCTCATAACCTTGTTCTTAACAATATTTTACATGATCCCAAAATTGCTTGAAGTTTGCTATATGTACAACAATTGTGTGCTGACAATCATAGTTGGTTTATTTGTGATGAGAATGAGTTTTTTTGTGCAAgacaagaagacaagggacatACTGTACAGAGGAAAGAGTAGAGCATGACAATTGTTTCAAATCCTTATTATCAAGCAGTTAAAAGGAATTCAGTCTGTGATTCAGAAGCCTTCTGGTTTTCTTAGACAATTGGTAAAATCAACTATGTGGCATCAACGCTTTGGTCATCCTACTAATGAAATAATGTTTATCATGTTAAGACAGTCAAACATACCATTAGAATTAGATGAGAGCCATAGTATGTGTACACATTGTATTAAAGGAAAGATATGTAGACTTCCTTTTTCCACTATGAGTGATAGGTACCCTTCACCATTTGAAAAGGTGCACTCAGATGTATGGGGCCCTTCTCCAGTCAAGACAATAGAGGGGTATAAATACTATGTAACTTTTGTTGATCAATATACATAGTATGTTTGGATTTTTCCAATGTATAACAAATCAAATGTGTATAATTTTGTTCATACACAATTTGGTGTTACTATTAAATGTATATAATCTGATGGTGGGGAGAGTACACAAGTTATTATTTTAAAGCTTTTCTTACTGCAAaaggtgttgaacaaatgatTTCTTATCCATACACTCCTCAACATAATGGAGTGGTTGAAAGAAAACATAAGCATATAGTAGAAACTACCATTACTCTTCTTACTCAAGTTGGACTACCAATTGACTTTTGGTATTATGTATGTGCACATGCTGtgtttttaattaatagaaTGCCTTGCAAAGTATTGTCCATGGTTTCACCTTACAAGAAACTCTATGGTAAGGATCCCGAgttgaagaatttgagagtaTTTGGATCAGCAGTCTATCCTTAGTTAAGACCATATTCTACACACAAATTACAACTTAGGTCTGATCAATGTGTATTTTTCGGTTACTCCATAGGATACAAAGGTGTAATTTGTTACAGTGTTCAGAATCAGAAATGTATTATCTCAAGACATGTTCTCTTTGATGAGAATGTGTTTCCTTATGCAGTGTTAAAGTCTAAAGTTCAAGGAAATATAGTCACTCCAAGTCAATCTCAGTATAGAACTATAGTGGTACCTATTCTAGTGCAACATAGATCTTCTGAGCATGGAGATACAGTTCATCAAGAATGTATTGTGGAGCCACTTTTTGGTAATGGGATTATACATGGTTCATCATCTTCTGCAATTCATATTGATGCACATACACCAGTTTCTTCTCCAAACATGAGCAATTCTTTATTACAATCTGGCACTGGAACACATGGATATGAAACTCAAGCATCCACAAACACTCTTTCCTTATCTTAACATACAATTCCCTTGCTTTATGTCCTTGATCCTTCCCAACTTCAAGTAATTCTTCCTATGTCCTCACAACATGCACAAACTCAATCTCAGTCACAAAGTAACACTATCCAAACTAGACTTAAGATTGGTGTTATTATAAGGAGAGATTACACATCATTTCTAGCTGCATTGCCTGAATTATCATCCCTTCAGCTCGTAGATGGTGATATTAAGGATACCAATAGTCATATAccttgtgatttttcatttctgGCTAACATACATGAGGCAGAAAAATCAAAGAATTTCATAGCTGCATCAGCTATCACTCAATGGCAAAAAGCTATGCAAGAGGAGTATGATGCTCTAAAGTCACAAGGTACATGGAAACTTGTCCCTCCTCCATGTGATAGAGCTGTTATAGGAAGTAAATAGGTTTATAAAGTGAAAAGGAATCATGATGGGATAGTGTCAAGGTACAAGGCTCGATTGGTGGCACAAAGTTTTAGTCAAGAGCAAGAGCTGGATTATTTAGAAACTTTTAGCCTTGTGGTTAGACATTCAATTGTGAGAATTATTCTAGCATTAGCAGCACAATGTCACTAGACCTTAAGATAGTTAgatattaaaaatgtttttttttttttttgcatggtgagCTTGAAGAAGAATACATATGACACCACCCCAAGGATTTGTGGACCAAAAGTGTCCACCCCAAGAAGAAGTATATATGACACCACCCCAAGAAGTAAAATTCCTatatggattgaaacaagcTCCAAGAGTATGGAACTCcaaatttacaagttttttgCCCGCACTTGGGTTTAAAACTTCAATGTTTGATACAAGTTTGTTTGTGAAGGTGGATGACAGTGATGTTATTTTGCTCctcttatatgttgatgacatcaTTCTAACTAGGTCTAGTGATGAGAATATTCAATCTGTTATTGATAATCTTGTAGATGTGTTTGATTTAAAAGATATGGGAAAATTGACATATTTCTTGGGACTTTAGATTCAGTATAATGCAGATGGGTCTTTATTTGTGAATCAGTCAAAGTACACTAAAAAGTTGTTGAAAAAGGCTGGTATGGAGCAATGTAAACCAACCTCAACTCCAAAGCTCATTCACAATTGCTTACAACTGATGGAACACCACTGTCTAATCCTACACACTATAGAAGCTTGGTTGGGGCCTTACAATACCTCACATTTACTAGGTTGAATATTGCACACTCAGTCAATGTAGTGTGTCAATGTAGAATGTCAATATTGACCAATCCTTCTGAGTCCCATATGCATTTGGTGAAAAGAATTATGAGGTATCTTCAGGGTGCATTAAACTGTGGTTTGAGATATATTCTTCTGATTTTCAAATCAATGCCTATTCAGATTCTGATTAGGCAGTAGACATCAACACCAGGCAATCCATTACTGGTTACGTGGTTTACTTGGGATCAAATCTGATATCGTGGTAGTCAAAGAAACAAGCAACAGTATCTCGAAGTTCCACAGAAGCCGAGTACAAAGCCTTGGCACACTGTGTTGCATATGTATTCTGGATTAGATCTCTACTTAAAGAATGTACATTAGGTTCTTACACAACCCCCTACCTTGCATTGTGATAATCTCTCATCTTTGGCATTGTGTTCTAATCCAATGTTCCATTCAAAGATTAAACATTTGGACACGGATTATCACTTTGTTAGGGAAAAAGTTCAAAAGGGGGATCTTCTTGTTCAATACATATCAACAAATGAACAGGTAGCATATGTATTCACTAAAGGTTTACATAGTTCAGTGTTCATTCATCATTGTAATAATCTTCATATTGGAGTATCTGGTGTTAATCAGCAAAGTTCACAGAAAATAACCAGCTCAAGTGCAACAGTCACAGAACATAGCAGCTACAACAACTCATCATTGCAGTAATAGCTCATCAGTCTACCAACTCAAACTGATACATCATTGCAAACACAACTTAGGAGATCCCAATTTTGTTTGAGGGGGGAGTATTAACCAAATAGATTTGGATTAGTTAAAACAATTAGAGTTAGTTGTAAGGGTAAAATAGTAAATCTGTTCAACATAGTCTCTTTATAAACATTGTTTTAGAGACTTAGAGAATTATGATGTAATCATTCTTTTTGCTCAATCAATATAACAGAAACTCTGAGACTTAGAGAATTATGATGTAATCATTCTTTTTGCTCAATCAATATAAcagaaactctctctctctctctctctctctctctctctctctctctctctctctctctctcttcagtttcttcatccctaatattatattGATTTCATAGTGTTAATAAAGAGAAGCATATCCATGTGTGCCGGCCGGTAGGGAAGTAACAACGAGAGGATGGCCGAGCAGGAGAGTGCCAACCATGGAACCGTGACGGAAGAAGGCCTCCATCGAATCTTTGTCCACCTTGAATGGCACAACATGGTACTTAAGGAGTGTCAATGGGGGCTGTGAGTACATGGAGTTGAGGCAAAAGAAGGTAAGAGTGGTGTTAGGGTTTATAGCCTCAATAAGGATGTCTAGGGTATGTGAAATGGCATGATACCCTTTGTCGGAGAGTACGGCTGATACCAAACCACCATTGATTATATGGCTCGCGTTGGTTAGTTTTTTCGTAGGGTTGGACAGCCTCAGTTTTCATGGTGTTGGTAATAAAGAGAGGTGAagtgagaagaagaacaagaagaataCAGAGTGCAAACTTGGGATCCATGGGACAAGAGAGAGCtatatacttgcatacaaaaggAGCTCAAGAGAGAGTTTGGTGAAACAAAACATGAGGTAGAAACACATATTATAGTACGGAGCCAATTTCTTAATCCTACCCCAGTACTAATTGATTTCCAAATCGTAAAGGGATTCCATTTTCTTTCTGGAAATATAGTTTGGCTCTTGGCGGTTTCTAAtttttcttgggttttttttgggccaaaatatATTTGTCCACTTGACTAAAACAACTTGAATAATTACTTGGAATCCATGTAATTAATGGCTATTCTCCAAAAATAAATGTAATAACAATTGGTTAACCATACGGAATGGAAAAACTTCTGACATATACCGTTTCCGCACTTATGCTTTGATATTTATCATATCCTGTCGCCATTGTTATTTAGGGTGTTTTTtaattgcaaaaaaaatggtcacttagtactacggtatagtggtattccttttcatttgacactgagaggtcttaggttcaattctcgctaAGGGCaaatttaaatcacattattgcttgcCCAttgtggacaatctcagggaccaaaataaaggatggtggacaatctcagggacaatttctattgattttcaatctcaatgacgaaagtgatgtgttatgcaaatcttagggaccattttggctaaaaagcctaatGAAAACAGATCCTAGCAGggaaaaaacaagcaaatgatcTAAATTCGGCTAGTAGGGGTGGACATATGAACCAGCAAACCGGTGAACTAAACAgagcccaacaaaaaaaaaccgaaaaatcaatttttgccTAGTTCAATTCGATTTAGGTTTTGCCACTTAAAACCCGAATTGAATaggtcacttagtactatggtctagtggaaattttattcacttataagttagaagtcttaggttcgattctcgctaaagacGTATTTGAACCACATATCTACTCCTCCaccccctatttttttttttttttggtagaagACCACCCCCATTAGTATAAAGAATTGGTATCGAACTCACTAATCATGAGATTCAAACTAAGATTTCTCATGAAAtacgaacctaagacctctcatttataaataaaaagaaaaacaactagACCATAATACTATTGATTTTGGAGTGGCAAGAACGTCATAAATTGCGTTTGCGTTTTAGTGATGAGCGTAATACGTTTCATTAGGACCGAAAGGAATGTTAATTTACTCAAAAGGCTATCATAAAAAACTCCAAGCCAAACAAATATAAAGATGAAAACAAACTGGTATATCCTTTACTTTCACTTTCGTTTGGTTAAAACTGTTGAATCATATTGGATTTTACAATATAAAAACACATCGAAAACCAACGAAGGCCGGGAGAACGAAGCCATCTCTTCTACACACCAACCCTCAACTCTTACTAGATTCTTAGGTTGAATGAATCCAGATTACAGACGCTTCACACAACGATACCACTCTTGTTAACAAACTGTCGTTTCATCCTCTCAATGCGAAGGAGAACCCCATCTCCCTAGTTGACCTTCTCATATAGAATCTCAAACATATGAGATACATTACCAACCTTCCATTACCAAAAGCATCCTTCAAACACGATGCTGGTCAGTGAAAACACAACAGAAGGAGAATACAGGCCACAGTTGAGAAAATTATCCCAACATATTATCCGGATTGAAGCGTAGTGACTCCCTCCATATAAGCTCCTTTATATCTTCTTCATCCAGCGATGCCTGCTCAAAGTCAAAGACGAATGGAGATGGGCAAATAGGTTCCTCATTGATCTCGTGAAGACTTGATAAAAACGGATGATTCAGTGCTTCCTCCACTTTTCATGCATAGTAAATGAAAAAGACAGATGTTTAGTACCTTGAAAATGAATGAGAAAATTCCAGATTGAGTGTTATTAAATGCTAAGAGTAAGAGACTTACCAGTAATACGTTTGCTTGGATCAAAAACTAGCATTCTTTCTGCAAGATCAATTGCCAGTGGCGAGACATTTGGGAATTTCTCGGCAAAGGGTTGCTTCGGGACATGTGGGAGCTGCTTAACATACTTCCTAGCATTATCACTTCTTAAAAAGCCAAGATCTGATTCATCTGGTGAACCTAGGAGCTGTATTTGAACAATCAAGAAATTGAAACATCAAAATCATAAAGTTAACAGCATAAACTTCCAAATTTTGTAACTAGTTTTGACATCCCTTCTAAAGAATATCGACGATAAACAATACTCTGCTTCCACTAAATCACATCTATCAAGTTCAAGAGTTGCTATAGAATACGATGGAAAATGCATTTACCTCATTTATAAGACTCAACTGCTGAACATAGTCTTTACCGGGAAACAGTGGTTCCCTCCTAAGAATCTCCATGACGATGCACCCTACTGACCAAATATCAATTGCTCCAGTGTATTCTGAACAGTTGAGTAGTAACTCAGGGGCTCGATACCAACGAGTTACAACATATTCTGTCATGAAATCTGTCTCTGATGTAGTTCTTGCAAGCCCAAAGTCACAAATCTTAAGGTCACAATTTGCACTGAGAAGCAGGTTGCTTGGTTTCAGATCGCGGTGCAAAACATTTGCAGAGTGTATGTACTTCAATCCTCGCAGTAATTGATACAGGAAATACTGCCAGaaacattatattttgcttaaaaCTTAAATGATCTAAACTTTTATTTCAACAGAACTTACAAGGTAATTCATACTATATATGTTGCGAATACAACATGACCAATACATAGTCTACATATCATCCCAAGAGGGAGACGGAGAGATAACCAAACACGACCAAGAAATTTCATAATTGCAGCAAAACTAGTAGTAATCAAATATTCATTCTGCCTTCCCCTATGTCTAATGTTTACGTCTGGATTTCCTTCAAAACAATGTCCACAATATAAAAACAAGCAACTTACTTGACAGTGATCATCTATCAAGGCCTGGCCGGAGTTTATTATCTGATTCAAGTCAGTGTCCATCAATTCATACACAATGTAAACATCATTGAACTTTTCCCTATCTGCCGGCCTTATGATGTCCTTAATTTTGATAACCTGCAAAACAACAATGCAATTATTTCTAATTCACAGTTAAACAATCTAACAGGCAAGTTCAACTATTCTTAACAACAAAACCttcttcaataaaaatttcaatttttggttATCATTTAGCTAAATTTGGACATGTGATATGTGACTGAATGCAAAAGGTTTTACATTGTCATGATCCATATGGCAAAGGAGTTCTATCTCTCGAAGCGTCCTCTTCGCATCAATCCTATTGTCAAATGCATTCCCAATCTTCTTGATTGCAACTTCTTCCTTTGTCTCAGAGTTTGTTGCACAGCTGCCAAATGGAAAACATTAACCTCTCATTGAGTAAAAACACTTACTCCCCATGAAACCTCTCAAAATTGATCAAAACATGCAGCAACAGTATAGGAATCCAAACTCTATCCTTTTGGGGCCCAAGAAAAGCAAAATCCCACAAAGCTAAAGCCTTCCCATTTCAATTTTGAAAccaaacatttcaatttcatgctCAAAAATATAACCCTGCTTTTCCCAGAATCCAAACAGATACCACTTCTAGACCAAAACCAATGTAAAAAATGAACGCAAaaaagttgagagagagagagagagagggagggagataCCAAACGATGCCATAAGCACCGCGACCGACTGGGTGAATAGGAGGAGCATACTTGGCGGAGACTTCAAAGAGATTACCCAGAATGTTGTACTGTATATACTTGCCTCCGTACAGAGGAATCCCTTCTTTTTGCGCACCCTCCatctctttcttccttccttttAATCCTCTTacagaaagaaaatgaagaaagccCTGCGGAGTTCTCAAGCTGACAAACGcagaagagagagatggaaaTGGAAAGGGTGGAGTGACCGCCTGAAAATGGAGAGAGAAAGCTATGGAGGGGCCATTTGGTACCACAACAACCAGTGCCTGACCGCCACCGCACTCTTTcgctttttgtgtttttagcctcttttgattttctttcaACTTTTCATCGTTTCTTTCAACTTTTCATCGTTCAAATTTGAACGTGTAAACCCGATTTattggtattcttcttcatctcaaagtgagagattttaggtttGAATTTCATGAATaacgaatttgataccaaattaggttggtctgatggtattcttcttcatttgaaagcgatagatcttaggttcgaatttCGTGAATgacgaattcaataccaaattaggttgcacATTGTGTGGTTTAGTCCAACTCTCCCTTCTTAATGTAAACTTATCaaggtattaaaaaaaattatttgtggaAAAAGCAAAGTCAAGAATTCACAAGTCAAGTTTTGGtttattctttttcttgggTCAAGAAAATTTCAGTTTTCTTGCGGTTGAACTTGAAAGATTAGTCTTTGAGTTTGAGGGCCCAAACTCTTAGTAGGCCTATAAACACTGGAGCTTGGGTGGAGCTGGCTTTTGGGTTGGGTTGGACTGGAAATTACAAAGGTGTGGGCCTTCCAATTATCAATAACAGAATGTAttcttctttcttgtttttttttttcttttcctttttgagTTCAAGACAAGATTTGAGTTTTAAAGGATAAAGTAAGACAAGATTTGAGTTTCAAAGGATAAAGTGAGACGAGATTCGAGTTACAAAGGATAATTTTGGAAGGTTTATTTTGTTCTATGGGTTTGGGACGGATTGGGATGGGTCTAGGTGAGGGTTTGGTGAATGAGAGCCATGCAGCCTTGGGACGGAGCTGGAGGGAGTAGTAGGTCGTGTTTTATTGTCTTCACTGCaccattaattttttattgccCAATTGGTCGTTTCATCAATTAATTGTGTGCAAACATTTctgtgtaattttttatttcttccaattaAATGGTGAGATCAAATTAAGCTAAGAACTTTGGGTTTTGTTCATCAGCCGTTGTAAATCACTTGGCAGATAGatgttgtgtaattaaattattcatattatcaattaattttgagCAAACATTTCTGGGTAGTTgttaatttccttcaatatttgataataattaaattaaagttgagaACTTTGTGTTTTGTTCATCACCTGCAGTAGATTTTACTTGGCAGAGAAAATGTacatgttttgttttctttcagaACCCATTGTAATGGGTCTCTTTAAAAAAACAGTTACTAAGACCAGCTGTGAGGTTTGTTCTTATATGGTACATGAGTTTTCTTTATAATTCCTTTGCACAGTTGTTAGTATTTGCAGTTGCGATTGGTGTTGTCCTACGTGTTTAAAGTCAATGCAGGCCTGAAGAAAATGAGACGCTACATTTGCAGACTATAAACCATATTGAAAATGGAGAAATCTCCTTTTGAGCTAGTCATGTCGGAGTACATTTTTACCAACTTGGTACACTATGGAAATTCATGGACtcttttacttgtcccttttgtatatgtattttttaattacatgacaaAGTTTTTGACCCGTGACAGCGCGCGGGCATCAATTCTAGTATAGACTATAGTTTGCCCCCAAGGCCCTTCAAATGTTGGCGTGTGCACAAAATTTACCTACTCAATGC
Encoded proteins:
- the LOC103447828 gene encoding mitogen-activated protein kinase homolog NTF6-like (The RefSeq protein has 4 substitutions compared to this genomic sequence); the protein is MEGAQKEGIPLYGGKYIQYNILGNLFEVSAKYAPPIHPVGRGAYGIVCCATNSETKEEVAIKKIGNAFDNRIDAKRTLREIELLCHMDHDNVIKIKDIIRPADREKFNDVYIVYESMDTDLNQIINSGQALIDDHCQYFLYQLLRGLKYIHSANVLHRDLKPSNLLLSANCDLKICGFGLARTTSETDFMTEYVVTRWYRAPELLLNCSEYTGAIDIWSVGCIVIEILRREPLFPGKDYVQQLSLINELLGSPDESDLGFLRSDNARKYVKQLPHVPKQPFAEKFPNVSPLAIDHAERMLVFDPSKRITVEEALNHPFLSSLHEINEEPICPSPFVFDFEQASLDEEDIKELIWRESLRFNPDNMLG